In Chaetodon auriga isolate fChaAug3 chromosome 7, fChaAug3.hap1, whole genome shotgun sequence, a genomic segment contains:
- the LOC143323314 gene encoding extracellular calcium-sensing receptor-like — MPELQRCTGSIDSRELRFARAMIFAIDEINNSTELLPGIRLGYQIHDSCTSVPVAVHVAFQLSNGLDPVFDTGDNCSRSGMVMAIVGESGSTPSISMSRILGSFNIPQVSHFATCACLSDKKQYPSFFRTIPSDQFQADALAKLVKHFGWTWIGAIRSDTDYGNNGMASFLDAAQKEGICVEYSESFHRAHPHSKIQRVADVIRRSTATVIVAFAASAELRILLEELSLEPSPPRQWIGTEAWVTNRDMLRFTFCAGAIGFGIQQSVIPGLRDFLLDLSPSEVSASPVLTEFWDDSFNCRLEKSAATDESLCDGTEDIQTLQSPYTDTSQLRITNMVYKAVYAIAHAIHNVVCQERNSTAQCDRFTRIESKEVLTQLKEVNFSQNGYDVSFDANGDPVAKYELVNWQKTESGNIELVTVGLYDASLPVGQEFRINRNLTWMEGGTEVPVSVCSDSCPPGTRKVLQKGKPICCYDCVPCPEGEISNATDSPDCFPCPKEFWPNTERDTCFPKPVEFLSFDEVLGIILAAFSVGGACLAIITAAVFFRHRSSPIVRANNSELSFLLLFSLTLCFLCSLTFIGAPSEWSCMLRHTAFGITFVLCISCVLGKTIVVLMAFKATLPGSNVMKWFGPLQQRMTVVSFTFIQVLICIIWLVVSPPFPMKNLTTYKEKIILECALGSDIGFWAVLGYIGLLAVFCFLLAVLARKLPDNFNEAKLITFSMLIFCAVWITFIPAYVSSPGKFTVAVEIFAILASSSGLMFCIFAPKCFIILFQPEKNTKKHLMNKNQS, encoded by the exons ATgcctgagctgcagaggtgcaCAGGGAG catcGACTCCCGTGAACTGCGCTTTGCACGCGCAATGATTTTTGCCATTGACGAGATTAATAACAGCACGGAGCTGCTGCCGGGGATCAGACTCGGTTATCAGATCCATGACTCGTGCACCTCGGTTCCTGTGGCGGTGCATGTGGCATTCCAGCTTTCAAACGGCCTCGACCCCGTGTTTGACACCGGTGATAACTGCTCACGATCTGGTATGGTGATGGCTATCGTCGGGGAGTCTGGGTCCACACCATCCATCAGCATGTCGCGCATCCTCGGGTCCTTTAACATTCCTCAA gTGAGCCACTTTGCCACTTGTGCATGTCTGTCCGATAAGAAGCAGTATCCCAGTTTCTTCAGAACAATCCCCAGTGACCAGTTCCAGGCTGACGCGCTCGCTAAACTAGTGAAACACTTTGGCTGGACTTGGATAGGTGCCATCCGGTCCGATACAGACTATGGCAATAATGGCATGGCATCTTTCTTGGACGCAGCGCAGAAGGAGGGGATCTGTGTGGAGTACTCTGAATCTTTTCATCGAGCCCATCCACATAGCAAGATCCAGAGAGTAGCTGATGTTATCCGCAG GTCCACAGCCACGGTCATTGTGGCATTTGCAGCCTCTGCAGAACTGAGgatcctgctggaggagctgtcaCTTGAACCCTCTCCACCTCGCCAGTGGATAGGCACTGAGGCCTGGGTCACCAACCGAGACATGTTGAGGTTCACCTTCTGTGCTGGAGCCATCGGATTTGGCATTCAGCAATCTGTCATCCCAGGTCTGAGAGACTTCTTGCTggatctctctccctctgaagtGTCTGCCTCTCCAGTGCTGACTGAGTTCTGGGATGATTCATTCAACTGCAGACTGGAAAAAA gcGCAGCCACAGATGAGAGTTTGTGTGATGGAACTGAAGACATTCAAACTCTCCAGAGCCCATACACTGACACATCCCAGCTCCGAATCACTAACATGGTGTACAAAGCTGTTTATGCAATAGCACATGCCATTCATAATGTTGTGTGTCAGGAACGAAATTCTACAGCTCAGTGTGACAGATTCACCAGGATAGAGTCCAAAGAG GTTCTTACTCAGCTGAAGGAAGTGAATTTTTCCCAGAATGGTTATGATGTGTCATTCGATGCCAACGGTGATCCTGTGGCCAAATATGAGCTGGTTAACTGGCAAAAAACAGAGAGTGGCAACATTGAGTTGGTGACAGTGGGGCTCTACGATGCGTCACTGCCGGTGGGCCAGGAGTTCCGTATCAACAGGAACCTCACCTGGATGGAGGGTGGCACAGAA GTtcctgtgtcagtgtgcagtgacaGCTGTCCTCCAGGAACTCGTAAagtgctgcagaaaggaaaaccCATCTGCTGTTATGATTGTGTACCATGTCCTGAGGGAGAGATTAGCAATGCTACAG attccCCTGATTGTTTTCCTTGCCCCAAGGAGTTCTGGCCtaatacagagagagacacttgtTTCCCAAAGCCTGTAGAGTTTCTGTCCTTTGACGAGGTCCTAGGAATCATCCTGGCTGCATTCTCCGTTGGTGGTGCCTGTCTTGCCATtataacagcagctgtgttctTTCGTCACAGGTCATCCCCGATTGTTAGAGCCAACAACTCagagctgagcttcctgctgctcttctccctgaCTCTATGTTTCTTATGTTCATTAACTTTCATTGGAGCACCCTCTGAGTGGTCCTGCATGCTGCGCCACACAGCATTTGGGATCACCTTCgtcctctgcatctcttgtGTTCTAGGCAAAACAATCGTAGTGTTAATGGCCTTCAAAGCTACACTCCCAGGCAGTAATGTCATGAAATGGTTTGGTCCACTACAGCAAAGGATGACTGTTGTGTctttcacatttattcaagttTTAATATGTATTATTTGGTTGGTTGTTAGTCCCCCTTTTCCAATGAAAAACCTCACCACATACAAGGAAAAAATCATCCTGGAGTGTGCATTAGGCTCAGATATTGGTTTCTGGGCTGTGCTCGGGTACATAGGCCTACtggctgtcttttgttttttgttagcTGTCCTTGCTCGGAAACTACCTGATAATTTTAATGAAGCCAAGCTTATcaccttcagcatgctgatattctgtGCAGTGTGGATCACCTTTATCCCAGCGTATGTCAGCTCTCCTGGGAAATTTACTGTGGCTGTGGAGATATTTGCCATTCTGGCCTCCAGTTCTGGACTGATGTTCTGTATATTTGCTCCAAAGTGTTTCATCATATTGTTTCAGCCAGAGAAGAACACCAAGaaacatttaatgaacaaaaatcaATCATGA